One Urechidicola croceus genomic window, GCTTATCAAATATTAATTGAATATTAGGATGGATTGGTATTACAACCTCTGCCTTTGTTTTAGTTTGAATTATCTTGAAGCAAGAAAATCCATTACATTCAACAATATTATCTTCATTTAGTTTTTTCCAATCAGAAATTCTTTGACCTGTATATGCTCCCATTAAAAATAAATCTCTAACTCTGTCTTCTACACTATCAATTTCATAATCCAACTTATAAATTTCATTTAACTCATCTTCATTAAGGTAAACCTGAAAACTTTCTACTTTTAGAACTTTGAAATGCTTGTGCTTATGACCAATACATATAGTATACCCATCATCGTTTGCCGAATTCATAAACATTTTGATATTTTTTATTTGTTTACCAATAGTATTGGTACTCATTTCAAATATCTCTTCTAAATACTGTATAAACCTATAATAGAAATCAATATTTATTTTTTCAAATGAAATTTTATACTTTTCATTCACTTCAAAAGCCTTTACTAAATCCAATGTTCTCAAATATGATTTCCAAGTAACTTTCGCAACTCTATTTTTTGCATTTTCAACTAAAATATTTTCAACATAATCATAAAAAGTTTCGACTTTCTTTGTTTCAGATACCTTATTAAAATACAAATCCAATTTGTATTTTAAATTATCTTTAGTAAGCTCTCCATTAAATTTTAAATCCGAATAGGATTGTTCAGTAAAAGTTCTAATTTTAGATAATTCAACATTTATTAAATCCTTAACAGAAGCTACTTCTACTTTATTCCTTACTTT contains:
- a CDS encoding site-specific integrase translates to MASITFLIRNKKTLNQTPISVKVLWPHRNELVYSTGIKIAPQNWDSKNQKVRNKVEVASVKDLINVELSKIRTFTEQSYSDLKFNGELTKDNLKYKLDLYFNKVSETKKVETFYDYVENILVENAKNRVAKVTWKSYLRTLDLVKAFEVNEKYKISFEKINIDFYYRFIQYLEEIFEMSTNTIGKQIKNIKMFMNSANDDGYTICIGHKHKHFKVLKVESFQVYLNEDELNEIYKLDYEIDSVEDRVRDLFLMGAYTGQRISDWKKLNEDNIVECNGFSCFKIIQTKTKAEVVIPIHPNIQLIFDKRKGKAPKFVNEQDINEKLKQIASRAEIKQKIKEKGNIHKYELVSSHTARRSFCSNAYKAGMDSLAIMQLSGHKTEKNFLTYIKIGNEEFASRIANHKFFKV